The Raphanus sativus cultivar WK10039 chromosome 2, ASM80110v3, whole genome shotgun sequence genome includes a region encoding these proteins:
- the LOC108843382 gene encoding endoglucanase 9: MTSLFFLVFLFSSLLTQNVDANPNYIEALSKSLLFFQGQRSGPLPTDQQLSWRASSGLSDGSSANVDLTGGYYDAGDNVKFNFPMAFTTTMLSWSTLEYGGQMGPELQNARVSIRWATDYLLKCATATPGKLYVGVGDPNADHKCWERPEDMDTPRTVYSVSSSNPGSDVAAETAAALASASMVFKEVDSEYSLLLITTAKNVMQFAIQYRGNYSDSLSSSVCPFYCSYSGYKDELMWGAAWLLKATDDLNYKNFIESLGSGDQPDIFNWDSKYAGAYVLLSQRALLNKDINFEVYKQEAESFICKILPNTPSSSTSYTQGGMIYKLPHSNLQYVTAITFLLTTYAKYMKATQHTFYCGNSDIVVADTLISVSKRQVDYILGENPKKMSYMVGFGSSFPMRIHHRASSLPSKSLGCGGGFEYYETQNPNPNILTGAIVGGPDENDEYPDKRDDYMHSEPTTYINAAFVGPLAYFASGGSA, from the exons ATgacttctcttttcttcttagttttcctgttctcttctcttctcacgCAAAATGTCGATGCTAATCCAAATTACATAGAAGCTCTCTCCAAGTCATTGCTCTTCTTCCAAGGTCAGCGGTCTGGTCCCCTCCCAACAGACCAACAACTCTCCTGGAGGGCTAGCTCTGGCCTTTCTGATGGCTCCTCCGCCAAT GTGGACTTAACTGGTGGGTACTACGACGCAGGAGACAACGTCAAGTTCAATTTCCCAATGGCGTTTACCACAACAATGCTTTCATGGAGCACACTTGAGTACGGCGGCCAGATGGGTCCTGAGCTCCAAAACGCACGTGTTAGTATCCGCTGGGCCACGGATTATCTGCTGAAATGTGCTACAGCCACTCCCGGGAAGCTTTACGTCGGCGTAGGAGATCCTAATGCAGATCACAAATGCTGGGAACGGCCTGAAGACATGGACACACCTCGTACAGTCTACTCAGTATCCTCTTCTAACCCCGGTTCTGATGTAGCAGCTGAAACCGCAGCCGCTCTGGCTTCAGCTTCTATGGTTTTCAAAGAAGTTGATTCTGAGTACTCGCTTTTGCTGATTACAACAGCTAAGAATGTGATGCAGTTTGCCATTCAGTACAGAGGGAATTACAGTGATTCCCTTTCTTCTTCTGTCTGTCCTTTCTACTGCTCCTACTCTGGTTACAAG GACGAGCTTATGTGGGGTGCGGCGTGGCTGCTGAAAGCAACCGATGACTTGAATTACAAAAACTTCATAGAATCTCTAGGAAGTGGAGATCAGCCTGACATCTTCAACTGGGACAGCAAATATGCTGGCGCCTATGTTCTTCTTTCACAG CGAGCATTACTAAACAAAGACATCAACTTTGAAGTATACAAGCAAGAAGCTGAGAGTTTCATATGCAAGATCCTGCCAAACACTCCCTCTTCGTCTACCAGTTACACTCAAG GAGGCATGATTTACAAGTTACCTCACAGCAACCTTCAGTACGTAACCGCCATAACGTTCTTGCTCACAACCTACGCCAAGTACATGAAAGCCACACAACACACGTTCTACTGCGGAAACTCCGACATCGTCGTCGCCGACACCTTGATAAGCGTATCGAAGCGACAAGTGGATTACATACTCGGCGAGAACCCAAAAAAGATGTCGTACATGGTCGGATTCGGGTCCAGTTTCCCCATGAGGATCCACCACAGAGCATCGTCTCTTCCTTCGAAATCCCTAGGCTGCGGTGGAGGGTTCGAATATTACGAAACgcaaaaccctaaccctaacATTCTCACGGGAGCAATCGTAGGAGGTCCAGATGAAAACGATGAGTATCCAGATAAGAGAGACGATTATATGCACTCGGAACCTACTACTTACATCAACGCCGCCTTCGTCGGACCTTTGGCGTACTTCGCCTCCGGTGGATCGGCTTGA